AGTGCCAAGAAGAAAACCCCCGAGGCAGTGTTGAGGTTTAGGCACTGCCGTCGAGGGCTGCTGCTAAAGGTGGCGACTTAGTCGCGGATGTCCTCGAACAGCACGGTGGATACGTAGCGCTCGCCGTAATCGCATACGACGGTCACGATGGTCTTATCCTTGTTTTCTTCGCGGGCGGCCAGCTCAAGAGCTGCCTTGACGTTGGCGCCGGTGGAAATGCCGCCGAGGATGCCCTCTTCTGCGGCGAGCTTACGAGAAGTGGCGATGGCGTCTTCGTTGGAAACGGTGAGCACATCGTCGTAAATCTTCTGGTTGAGCACCTCGGGGATGAAGTTGGCGCCAAGGCCCTGGATCTTGTGCGGGCCTGCCTTGCCGGTGGTCAGCAGGGCGGAAGCCTCCGGCTCTACGGCGTAGATCTGTACGTCGTCTTTGCGCTCGCGCAGTACCTCACCCACACCGGTGACGGTGCCGCCGGTGCCAACACCTGCAACGAAGATGTCGATGTCGCCGTCGGTATCGCGCCAGATTTCCTCTGCGGTGGTCTTGCGGTGCACCTCTGGGTTGGCTGCATTGGCAAATTGGCGGGCAAGAATTGCGTTCTCGCGCTCTGCCACAATCTCATTGGCCTTATCTACAGCGCCCTGCATGCCGGCAGCACCTGGGGTGAGCACGATTTCTGCACCGTAGGCGCGCAGCATGACGCGGCGCTCCAGGGACATGGTCTCTGGCATGGTCAGCACCACGTTGTAACCACGGGCTGCGCCAACCAGAGCCAGGGCAATACCGGTGTTGCCGGAGGTGGCTTCCACAATGGTGCCGCCGGGGGCGAGCTCGCCGGAGGCCTCGGCGGCGTCGATAATGGCCTTACCAATACGGTCCTTCACGGAGTTGGCTGGGTTGAAAGACTCGATCTTGACCAGCACGTTGCCGGGCAGGTCTTTGCTCAGGCGGTTAAGGCGCACCAGGGGGGTGTTGCCGATGGTTTCCAGAATGTCGTTGTAGATCTGTGCCACGTGAATTCTCCTCGTGTCGTTGTTTGACTTGCTCCGAGCATAGTGCCTTCCAACCCAAAAAGCTAGACAGAGCCGTCTTTTAGGCTATACCGAGCGGTCTACTGGCTCGTTTCCTTAAAACTTTCAAGATTGAAGCCCGCAAGCTAGGTGAGGCTTGTCACATTAAATGTGCAATAACGGAAGGAAAATGGCTCTTATTGAACATCGTTATAGACCCAGATGTACCGAGCGGGCATATAGGGCGATGTTCGATACGTTTCCAATAATCGGCCTGAATAAGGCGGGGGAGGTGGCGGCGAGGCCTCCTACACTTTCCTAAACGGAGGGTATGCAACCGGTTTTTCCTGCGAAAACCGCGATTCTTGGCGGGCGAACAGGGCTTAAAGGCATTCATTGCAAAAAGTGCAGGGGTAATTTTGCATAGAAACGGGTGCCCCTGCCATACCCCCAAGCGCGAGCCAAAGCGGAAATTTATTCTGAATAATCGGACACAGGCCTGTGCTTTGATTACCCCCATTCCATGGTTATACTTTGCACAGTTAAACCGAACACCTTGGCAGCGAGCCCTCATGGTCGCGGTCGTGACCAGCGCTCCAAGGCAGTTGACAGGAGGACGCACGGTGGAAACGCAGCGCACCCGTGATGACGAAGACGCCATCCGTTCAGCACTTTCTTCGCTTAAAAACGCCACGGGCATTCCAGTAACGATGTACGCCACGGTGATCGGGGAGCATCGCCTCCAGATCAGCCAATGGATCGGGCTTCGCACCCCAGCGCTGCAGAACCTCGTCATTGAAAACGGCGTTGGCGTCGGTGGCCGAGTGCTCAAGATCCGCCGCCCCGTTGGCGTGAGTGATTACACCAGAGCCAACGTGATCTCCCACGAGATGGATTCGATCATCCAAGATGAGGGGCTGCACTCCATCGTCGCAGTGCCCGTGATTGTGCAGCGTGAGGTGCGGGGCATCTTGTACGTCGGCGTGCATTCCCCGGTGCGCTTGGGCGACAAAGTGATTGAAGAAGTAGCGATGACGGCCCGCGTGCTCGAACAAGATCTCGCTATCAATGCCGCTGCCCGCAGGCCGGAGGGAATGCGTAGTGGCGCCATGAAGCCCAACCGGGCAATGAACGGCGCGGAATGGGAGCAGGTTCGCTCCACGCACTCCAAGCTGCGCATGCTGGCCAATCGCATCACCCAAGAAGACCTGCGCCAAGAGCTCGAAGAGCTCTGCGATCAGATGGTTGCGCCCGTGCAGGTAAAACAAACCACCAAGCTTTCTGCTCGAGAACTCGATGTGCTTTCCTGCGTAGCCCTTGGGCACACCAATGTGGAAGCCGCAGAAGAAATGGGCATCGGCGCAGAAACCGTGAAGAGCTATCTGCGCAGCGTGATGCGCAAACTCGGTGCACATACTCGTTACGAGGCGGTCAACGCCGCCCGCCGTATCGGCGCGTTGCCCTAAAGCATCGGCTTTGGCCCAGGTCATCTACGAACCAGGGTTCAGTGCCACACCTATGAAACAACCCTCGCGGGTCAATGCAGACCCCGCGAGGGTTGTTGTGTTCAGGCGCTATTAGCGCTGCCCGCCGGGAACCCACTTCACGTCCTGTGAATCATTTGCCACGCGGCAAAGGATAAAGAGCAGGTCGGAGAGTCGGTTGAGGTACTTCGCGGGTAAAGCGCTGGTGGTCTCCGGGAAAGCGTCGACGGCTTCCCAGGCTTTTCTTTCGCTGCGGCGAGCAATGGTGCGGGCGCTATGCAGCAGTGCTGCGCCCTTGGTGCCACCGGGGAGGATGAAGGAGTCGAGCTTGGCTAGATCCTCATTGAAGCGATCGCAGTCGGCTTCCAGACGATCAATATATTCCTGCTGGATGCGCAGTGGCGGGTACTTCGGGTTTTCTTCGATCGGGGTAGCAAGGTCCGCGCCTGCGTCGAAAAGCTCATTTTGCACACGCTGCAAGGTGCTCACCACCTCGGAGTCGAGCTCGCCAAAGGCGATGGCAACACCAATGGAGGCATTAAGTTCATCACAATCGGCGTAGGCGGCAAGGCGTGGATCGGATTTGGAAACGCGCTCGAAATTGGCCAAAGCCGTGGTGCCATCGTCGCCGGTGCGGGTATAGATCTTGGTTAGGTGAACAGCCATAACCTTTAACCTACGCGGTTTCTTTGGCAGGTTCAGTAGGGTTAGGGGCGTGAACGACAGATTTCTTGTAACTGGTGGTGCTCGCCTTCAAGGCTCCGTGCGTGTGGCTGGCGCGAAAAATAGTGTGTTAAAGCTCATGTCGGCTGCGCTTTTGGCTGAGGGCACCACCACATTGAGTAATTGTCCGGAAATTCTTGATGTGCCCTATATGAAGCGGGTGCTCGAGGGCCTCGGGTGCTTTGTCACCATCAATGGCTCCGATGTTTCGATTACCACGCCTGCAGAAATTGCTAGCGACGCAGACTTCGATGCGGTGCGCCAATTCCGCGCCTCGGTGTGCGTGCTTGGTCCGCTTACGGCGCGTTGTGGCCGCGCGAAGGTGGCGCTGCCCGGCGGTGATGCCATCGGTTCGAGGCCGCTAGATATGCACCAATCCGGTTTGGAAAAACTGGGCGCTACCACCCATATCCAGCACGGATGCGTCGTTGCTGAGGCCAAGGAGCTTCGCGGTGCCAATATTCGCCTCGATTTCCCTTCGGTGGGTGCTACCGAGAACATCCTGACTGCCGCTGTGTTGGCAGAGGGTACGACGGTGCTGGATAACGCCGCGCGCGAACCGGAGATCCTCGATCTTTGCATCATGCTCAAGGAGATGGGCGCAGATATTACTGGTGAGGGATCCTCCACCATCACCATTCGCGGTGTGGAGAAGCTGCATCCGGCTGACCACGCGGTGATCGGCGACCGCATTGTCGCAGGTACCTGGGCTTATGCCGCAGCGATGACTCAAGGTGACATCACCGTAGGTGGCATCGCGCCGAAGTATCTGCACCTGCCGCTTGAAAAGCTCAAGGTGGCCGGAGCCGAGGTAGAGACCTATGAGCACGGCTTTAGGGTTCGGATGAATCATCGCCCTCAGGCTGTGGATTTCCAGACCTTGCCCTATCCCGGGTTCCCGACTGATTTGCAACCCATGGCCATTGGCATTGCCACCATCGCAGAAGGCAGTTCGGTGATCACCGAGAACATCTTCGAAGCGCGTTTCCGTTTCGTAGACGAGCTTTTGCGTCTTGGTGCCGATGCCACCGTCGATGGCCACTATGTGGTGATCCGCGGAGTGGAGCAGTTGTCTTCTACTCCGGTGTGGAGCTCCGATATTCGCGCCGGCGCGGGTTTGGTGCTTGCCGGTTTGTGCGCCGATGGCGTGACCGAGGTTCACGATGTGTTCCATATCGACCGTGGCTACCCGAACTTCGTAGAACAGCTGCGTTCCCTTGGCGCCACGATTGAGCGAGTGAGCGATGCTCGCTAGTTTTTAGCTTTTCGACGTTCAAACCCGCTGTTTACCTGCGGGTTTGTGTGTTTGTTGGGGTGTGTGTAGTTTTATCGGGGTCGCTGCGACACGGTTGATGTCGCGGAGATGGGAAACACGTGGTGTGGATGATTGTTCATGCTGTGTTGACGCGGTGTTTGTTGCTGTGTTAGGTTGTGTTTCCGTTGCACTCACTGTGGTGGGTGTGCGTGTTGTTTGAGAACTCAATAGTGTGCCAATACTTTTTATATGTTTTGTGCTGTTGATGATGATGGTCGTGTTGGTGGTGCCGGTTGTGGTGCTGTTGTCACGGTTATTGTGATTGGTAGTACTTAGGGTGATTGGTGTGTGTGGTTGTTTGTCCTCGTCAAGGATGGCCATGCGTGTGCACTGATTGCCCTGTTTTGTTTTTGATGATTTTTTTGTCATCGTTTGGTTTGGTTGCCACTGTTTTGGTGGTGGCTTTGCTAGGTTTTGGGCTTTTCACGAGCCTTTGTGGACTGTTTTGTTCATTTTTTGTGGAGAGTTTGATCCTGGCTCAGGACGAACGCTGGCGGCGTGCTTAACACATGCAAGTCGAACGGAAAGGCCCTGCTTGCAGGGTACTCGAGTGGCGAACGGGTGAGTAACACGTGGGTGACCTGCCCTGCACTTTGGGATAAGCCTGGGAAACTGGGTCTAATACCAGATAGGACCACATGGTAGTTCGTGTGGTGGAAAGTTTTTTCGGTGTGGGATGGGCCCGCGGCCTATCAGCTTGTTGGTGGGGTAATGGCCTACCAAGGCGGCGACGGGTAGCCGGCCTGAGAGGGTGGACGGCCACATTGGGACTGAGATACGGCCCAGACTCCTACGGGAGGCAGCAGTGGGGAATATTGCACAATGGGCGCAAGCCTGATGCAGCGACGCCGCGTGGGGGATGACGGCCTTCGGGTTGTAAACCTCTTTCGCAAGGGACGAAGCTTTTTGTGACGGTACCTTGAGAAGAAGCACCGGCTAACTACGTGCCAGCAGCCGCGGTAATACGTAGGGTGCGAGCGTTGTCCGGAATTACTGGGCGTAAAGAGCTCGTAGGTGGTTTGTCGCGTCGTCTGTGAAATTCCGGGGCTTAACTCCGGGCGTGCAGGCGATACGGGCATAACTTGAGTGCTGTAGGGGAGACTGGAATTCCTGGTGTAGCGGTGGAATGCGCAGATATCAGGAGGAACACCGATGGCGAAGGCAGGTCTCTGGGCAGTAACTGACGCTGAGGAGCGAAAGCATGGGGAGCGAACAGGATTAGATACCCTGGTAGTCCATGCCGTAAACGGTGGGCGCTAGGTGTAGGGATCTTCCACGATTTCTGTGCCGTAGCTAACGCATTAAGCGCCCCGCCTGGGGAGTACGGCCGCAAGGCTAAAACTCAAAGGAATTGACGGGGGCCCGCACAAGCGGCGGAGCATGTGGATTAATTCGATGCAACGCGAAGAACCTTACCTGGGCTTGACATACACCAGATCGGGCTAGAGATAGTCTTTCCCTTGTGGTTGGTGTACAGGTGGTGCATGGTTGTCGTCAGCTCGTGTCGTGAGATGTTGGGTTAAGTCCCGCAACGAGCGCAACCCTTGTCTTATGTTGCCAGCACGTAATGGTGGGGACTCATGAGAGACTGCCGGGGTGAACTCGGAGGAAGGTGGGGATGACGTCAAATCATCATGCCCCTTATGTCCAGGGCTTCACACATGCTACAATGGTCGGTACAACGCGCAGCGAGCCTGTGAGGGTAAGCGAATCGCTGAAAGCCGGCCTCAGTTCGGATTGGGGTCTGCAACTCGACCCCATGAAGTCGGAGTCGCTAGTAATCGCAGATCAGCAACGCTGCGGTGAATACGTTCCCGGGCCTTGTACACACCGCCCGTCACGTCATGAAAGTTGGTAACACCCGAAGCCCATGGCCCAACCACTGTGTGTGGAGGGAGTGGTCGAAGGTGGGATCGGCGATTGGGACGAAGTCGTAACAAGGTAGCCGTACCGGAAGGTGCGGCTGGATCACCTCCTTTCTAAGGAGCAATATTTTTTCTTTTCTTTTCTTTGAACAACACTGCATCGTCGTTGATGAGGTTGCACACTCTCGCCAGTTTGGTGGTGGTGTGTGATGGGTGTGGTGTGACCGGGTGGAGATCACCAATGGGTGTGGGTAGGTGTTGCAAGCAGATCTTGTGACACGCCCGCATCGTGATCGTCATTGTTGTAACAAGCACAAACGATATGTTGTTTTCAAAGTGTTGGCATGCTGTTGGGTGTCTGGGACATGCACGTGTCCTTGTGATTGTTGTGTGCGCTACTGGCTGCTGTTGGTGGTTGGTGGGGTGCATGGTGGTGTTGTGTGAGAACTGTATAGTGGACGCGAGTCATCTTTATTTCTTTGTTGCTGAAATATCAGTGATGAATGTTTGTAAGAGTTTTGTAATACACCAGTTTGTTTGTGTGTGTTTGTGTGGCGCATCATTGCTGATCACCTTGTTGGTGGTTGGTGGTGGTGGTCGTATTACTTGTGTTTTCTGTCATGCACAGCTGCCAATGGTTGTTGGTGGTTGGTGTGTGTTGGAAGGGCACACGGTGGATGCCTTGGCATTTCGAGCCGATGAAGGACGTGGAAGGCCGCGATAGGCCTCGGGGAGTTGTCAATCAAGCGTTGATCCGAGGGTGTCCGAATGGGGAAACCTGGCTACTGTGATTGGTAGTGACCGCAGCGTGAATGAAATAGCGTTGTTGGGGGTAGACGTGGGGAAGTGAAACATCTCAGTACCTACAGGAAGAGAAAACAATTGTGATTCTGCTAGTAGTGGCGAACGAACGTGGATGAGGCTAAACCGCATGCGTGTGATACCTGTGCCAGGGTTGCGTGTGTGGTGTTGTGGGGCGTGGTTGTACATGGTGGCATGACATGTGGCATGACTGCAGTTGGTAAGCGGAAGTGGTGTGGAATCGCCTGCCGTAGACGGTGAAAGCCCGGTACGTGAATGCTGATTGTGGTGGTGTTGATCGCGTTGCCCCGAGTAGCAGCGGGCTCGTGGAATCTGCTGTGAATCTGCCGGGACCACCCGGTAAGCCTAAATACTCCGAAATGACCGATAGCGGAATAGTACCGTGAGGGAATGGTGAAAAGTACCCCGGGAGGGGAGTGAAAGAGTACCTGAAACCGTGTGCTTACAAACCGTCAGAGCCACCTTGTGTGTGGTGATGGCGTGCCTTTTGAAGAATGAGCCTGCGAGTCAGCGGCATGTCGCGAGGTTAACCATGAGTGTGGGTAGCCGTAGCGAAAGCGAATCCTAACGAGGGTGTTGTGAGTGGCATGTCCTGGACCCGAAGCGGAGTGATCTACCCATGGCCAGTGTGAAGCAGCTGTAAGAGGTTGTGGAGGCGCGAACCCACTTAGGTTGAAAACTGAGGGGATGAGCTGTGGGTAGGGGTGAAAGGCCAATCAAACTCCGTGATAGCTGGTTCTCCCCGAAATGCATTTAGGTGCAGCGTTGTATGGTGCTTCCTGGAGGTAGAGCGACTGGTTGGTTGAGCGGGACTATCATCTTAGCAATGTCAGCCAAACTCCGAATGCCAGTGAATGCTAGTACGGCAGTGAGACTGCGGGGGATAAGCTCCGTTGGTCGAAAGGGAAACAGCCCAGATCGCCGGTTAAGGCCCCTAAGGGTGTACTAAGTGGAAAAGGATGTGGGATCGCGAAGACAGCCAGGAGGTTGGCTTAGAAGCAGCCATCCTTGAAAGAGTGCGTAATAGCTCACTGGTCGAGTGGTTCTGCGCCGACAATGTAGTGGGGCTCAAGTACACCGCAACACACCACGGTAGGGGAGCGTCGTGTGCGGCGTTGAAGCATCCGAGTGATCGTGGTGTGGAGTGCATACGAGTGAGAATGCAGGCATGAGTAACGAATGAGCAGTGAAAACCTGCTCCGCCGAATGACGAAGGGTTCCTGGGTCAAGCTAATCTTCCCAGGGTGAGTCGGATAAGGCGAGGCCGACAGGCGTAGTCGATGGACAACCAGTTGATATTCTGGTACCTCACAACAGCCGTCCATGATGAATCAGTGGTACTAACCACCCAGCATCCCAATCGTGGTCACCTTGTGTGACCTGGTGTTGGGTTTGTTGCGTGGGACCTTCATTGGTAGTAGTCAAGCGATGGGGTGACACAGGTTGGTAGCCACGCCACGAGGTTGGTTTTCGTGGTGTAAGCGTGCAGCCCGCCTACTAGGCAAATCCGGTAGGCATCATGGGTCAGGCGTGATGCAACCCCACACTGGTGGGGAAGGTGGTGATCCTGGACTGTCGAGAAAAGCCTCTAGCGAGGATGTTGTGAGCCCGTACCCCAAACCGACACAGGTCGTCAAGTAGAGCATACTCAGGCGAACGGGTGAACTGTGGTTAAGGAACTCGGCAAAATGCCCCCGTAACTTCGGGAGAAGGGGGGCCACTGTTGGTGCCACACCTTTTTGCGGTGTTGGTTGCTGATCGTGGTCGCAGAGAATAGAGGGAAGCGACTGTTTATTAAAAACACAGGTCCGTGCGAAAACGTGGAAGTTGATGTATACGGACTGACGCCTGCCCGGTGCTGGAAGGTTAAGAGGACCTGTTAGAACCCTTGTGGTTCGAAGCGGAGAATTTAAGCCCCAGTAAACGGCGGTGGTAACTATAACCATCCTAAGGTAGCGAAATTCCTTGTCGGGTAAGTTCCGACCTGCACGAATGGCGTAACGACTTCCCTGCTGTCTCAACCACAGGCCCGGTGAAATTGCAGTACGAGTAAAGATGCTCGTTACGCGCGGCAGGACGAAAAGACCCCGGGACCTTCACTATAGCTTGGTATTGATATTCGGTTCGGTTTGTGTAGCATAGGTGGGAGACATTAACAGCACGCCACGCCAGTGGTGGTGTCAGTCACAGGTGAAATACCACTCTGATCGAATTGGATATCTTGTAACCTCGGCCCATGATCTGGGTCAGGGACAGTGCCTGGTGGGTAGTTTAACTGGGGCGGTTGCCTCCTAAAATGTAACGGAGGCGCCCAAAGGTTCCCTCAGCCTGGTTGGCAATCAGGTGGTGAGTGTAAGTGCACAAGGGAGCTTGACTGTGAGAGTGACAACTCAAGCAGGGACGAAAGTCGGGACTAGTGATCCGGCACCTACGAGTGGAAGTGGTGTCGCTCAACGGATAAAAGGTACCCCGGGGATAACAGGCTGATCTTCCCCAAGAGTCCATATCGACGGGATGGTTTGGCACCTCGATGTCGGCTCGTCGCATCCTGGGGCTGGAGTAGGTCCCAAGGGTTGGGCTGTTCGCCCATTAAAGCGGCACGCGAGCTGGGTTTAGAACGTCGTGAGACAGTTCGGTCTCTATCCGCCGCGCGCGTAGAAACTTGCAGAAGGCTGTCCCTAGTACGAGAGGACCGGGACGGACGTACCTCTAGTGCGCCAGTTGTCACGCCAGTGGCACGGCTGGTTGGCTACGTACGGAAGGGATAACCGCTGAAAGCATCTAAGCGGGAAGCCTGTTTTAAGATGAGGTTTCATTACTAGGTGCCCGGTAGACCACCGGGTTGATAGGCCAGAACTGGACATACCGCAAGGTCATGCAGGTGACTGGTACTAATCCACCGAACAACACACCAAAAAACACACCACCTGACACACACATATGAAGGTGTGTTACAACTCGCGTCCACTATGCAGTCCTGACACAACACCCCCCAAACAACACCAAAC
This window of the Corynebacterium pseudopelargi genome carries:
- the cysK gene encoding cysteine synthase A, which produces MAQIYNDILETIGNTPLVRLNRLSKDLPGNVLVKIESFNPANSVKDRIGKAIIDAAEASGELAPGGTIVEATSGNTGIALALVGAARGYNVVLTMPETMSLERRVMLRAYGAEIVLTPGAAGMQGAVDKANEIVAERENAILARQFANAANPEVHRKTTAEEIWRDTDGDIDIFVAGVGTGGTVTGVGEVLRERKDDVQIYAVEPEASALLTTGKAGPHKIQGLGANFIPEVLNQKIYDDVLTVSNEDAIATSRKLAAEEGILGGISTGANVKAALELAAREENKDKTIVTVVCDYGERYVSTVLFEDIRD
- the ramA gene encoding acetate metabolism transcriptional regulator RamA, whose translation is METQRTRDDEDAIRSALSSLKNATGIPVTMYATVIGEHRLQISQWIGLRTPALQNLVIENGVGVGGRVLKIRRPVGVSDYTRANVISHEMDSIIQDEGLHSIVAVPVIVQREVRGILYVGVHSPVRLGDKVIEEVAMTARVLEQDLAINAAARRPEGMRSGAMKPNRAMNGAEWEQVRSTHSKLRMLANRITQEDLRQELEELCDQMVAPVQVKQTTKLSARELDVLSCVALGHTNVEAAEEMGIGAETVKSYLRSVMRKLGAHTRYEAVNAARRIGALP
- a CDS encoding cob(I)yrinic acid a,c-diamide adenosyltransferase, with the protein product MAVHLTKIYTRTGDDGTTALANFERVSKSDPRLAAYADCDELNASIGVAIAFGELDSEVVSTLQRVQNELFDAGADLATPIEENPKYPPLRIQQEYIDRLEADCDRFNEDLAKLDSFILPGGTKGAALLHSARTIARRSERKAWEAVDAFPETTSALPAKYLNRLSDLLFILCRVANDSQDVKWVPGGQR
- the murA gene encoding UDP-N-acetylglucosamine 1-carboxyvinyltransferase, whose amino-acid sequence is MNDRFLVTGGARLQGSVRVAGAKNSVLKLMSAALLAEGTTTLSNCPEILDVPYMKRVLEGLGCFVTINGSDVSITTPAEIASDADFDAVRQFRASVCVLGPLTARCGRAKVALPGGDAIGSRPLDMHQSGLEKLGATTHIQHGCVVAEAKELRGANIRLDFPSVGATENILTAAVLAEGTTVLDNAAREPEILDLCIMLKEMGADITGEGSSTITIRGVEKLHPADHAVIGDRIVAGTWAYAAAMTQGDITVGGIAPKYLHLPLEKLKVAGAEVETYEHGFRVRMNHRPQAVDFQTLPYPGFPTDLQPMAIGIATIAEGSSVITENIFEARFRFVDELLRLGADATVDGHYVVIRGVEQLSSTPVWSSDIRAGAGLVLAGLCADGVTEVHDVFHIDRGYPNFVEQLRSLGATIERVSDAR